The proteins below come from a single Microbulbifer sp. Q7 genomic window:
- a CDS encoding sodium:solute symporter family protein codes for MDVQTLTFLIIGATFVLYIGIALWARAGSTNDFYVAGGGVHPVANGMATAADWMSAASFISMAGLISFMGYDGAVYLLGWTGGYVLLALCLAPYLRKFGKFTVPDFIGDRYYSQAARTVAVICAIFVCFTYVAGQMRGVGVVFSRFLEVDIITGVIIGMGVVFFYAVLGGMKGITYTQVAQYCVLIFAYMVPAIFISIMMTGHVLPQTGFGGMLSDGTYLLDKLDGLSTELGFAEYTSGTKSTIDVFFITAALMVGTAGLPHVIVRFFTVPKVRDARKSAGWALLFIALLYTTAPAVATFARVNMIDTINGPDGQGTAHAEAPSWITNWEETGLITWQDKNADGKMFYSGDERNEMSVDRDIMVLANPEIANLPAWVIALVAAGGVAAALSTSAGLLLVISTSISHDLLKRNLMPNISEKKELLYARGAAAVAICIAGYLGVNPPGFVAQVVAFAFGLAASSFFPAIIMGIFSKRMNKEGAIAGMVSGILFTAAYICYFKFINPAANTPENWWFGISPEGIGTLGMMINFAVAAVVAKVTREAPGEVQDMVESIRFPQGAGAASNH; via the coding sequence ATGGACGTTCAAACCCTTACTTTCCTCATCATCGGCGCGACCTTTGTGCTGTACATCGGCATTGCACTTTGGGCGCGCGCCGGCTCCACCAACGATTTTTACGTGGCCGGTGGCGGCGTGCATCCAGTGGCAAACGGCATGGCGACGGCGGCAGACTGGATGTCGGCGGCCTCGTTTATCTCCATGGCCGGCCTGATTTCATTTATGGGTTACGACGGTGCCGTGTACCTGCTGGGGTGGACCGGTGGCTATGTACTGCTGGCCCTGTGCCTGGCGCCCTACCTGCGTAAATTCGGCAAATTTACCGTGCCGGACTTTATCGGGGACCGCTACTACTCCCAGGCGGCACGTACGGTGGCCGTGATTTGTGCCATCTTCGTATGCTTCACCTACGTGGCCGGTCAGATGCGCGGTGTGGGTGTGGTGTTTTCCCGCTTCCTCGAAGTTGACATTATTACCGGCGTTATCATCGGCATGGGTGTTGTGTTCTTTTACGCCGTACTCGGTGGTATGAAGGGTATTACCTACACCCAGGTGGCCCAGTACTGTGTGCTGATTTTCGCCTATATGGTGCCGGCCATTTTCATCTCCATCATGATGACCGGGCACGTGCTACCGCAGACCGGATTCGGTGGCATGTTGTCCGATGGCACCTACCTGTTGGACAAGCTTGATGGGCTCTCGACGGAGCTCGGGTTTGCGGAGTACACCTCGGGCACCAAAAGTACCATTGATGTGTTCTTCATCACTGCTGCCTTGATGGTGGGTACCGCGGGTCTGCCACACGTGATCGTGCGCTTCTTCACCGTGCCCAAGGTACGTGACGCGCGCAAGTCGGCCGGTTGGGCACTGCTGTTCATCGCTCTGCTGTATACCACTGCACCGGCTGTTGCCACCTTTGCGCGGGTAAACATGATCGACACCATCAATGGTCCGGATGGCCAGGGTACCGCCCATGCGGAAGCACCCAGCTGGATCACGAATTGGGAAGAAACCGGCCTGATTACCTGGCAAGACAAAAATGCCGACGGCAAGATGTTCTACTCCGGTGACGAGCGCAATGAAATGTCGGTAGACCGCGACATCATGGTGCTGGCGAACCCGGAAATTGCCAACCTGCCGGCGTGGGTAATCGCACTGGTGGCTGCCGGTGGCGTTGCCGCTGCACTGTCCACCTCTGCGGGGCTGTTACTGGTGATTTCCACCTCCATCTCCCACGACCTGCTGAAGCGTAACCTGATGCCGAACATCAGCGAGAAGAAGGAACTGCTGTATGCCCGCGGCGCGGCAGCGGTGGCCATCTGTATCGCCGGTTACCTCGGGGTCAATCCACCGGGCTTTGTGGCGCAGGTGGTCGCCTTCGCCTTCGGGCTTGCGGCCTCGTCCTTCTTCCCCGCGATCATCATGGGGATCTTCTCCAAGCGGATGAACAAGGAAGGGGCGATTGCCGGTATGGTGTCGGGCATCCTGTTTACCGCGGCCTACATCTGTTACTTCAAGTTCATCAACCCGGCCGCCAATACCCCGGAAAACTGGTGGTTTGGTATTTCCCCGGAAGGTATTGGTACCCTGGGCATGATGATCAACTTTGCGGTGGCGGCCGTGGTGGCCAAGGTCACTCGTGAAGCGCCCGGTGAAGTGCAGGACATGGTGGAGAGCATTCGTTTCCCGCAAGGCGCGGGTGCGGCGAGCAACCACTAA
- a CDS encoding GNAT family N-acetyltransferase has product MSQLPSHAPSCQLPTITTQRLRLRMLNDSEDDARFTLALVNDPDFHRFIGDRGVRTLQDARDYLRRGPIAMYQSHGVGMYCVERKDGTPIGQAGLICREGLDAMDIGFAFLPQYRGCGYAREAAEAVMAWGKTELGLTRIVAIAAPGNTSSIRLLEKLGLHREQTITLPGSEEELLLMGWQA; this is encoded by the coding sequence ATGTCCCAGCTTCCATCGCACGCCCCGTCGTGCCAACTGCCAACCATCACCACACAACGCCTGCGACTGCGCATGCTGAACGACAGCGAAGACGACGCGCGCTTTACCCTGGCACTGGTCAATGATCCAGACTTCCACCGGTTTATCGGCGATCGCGGCGTACGCACCCTGCAAGACGCCCGCGACTACCTGCGGCGCGGCCCCATCGCCATGTATCAATCCCATGGCGTGGGCATGTACTGCGTAGAGCGCAAGGATGGCACGCCGATCGGCCAGGCGGGCCTGATTTGCCGGGAGGGCCTCGACGCGATGGACATCGGTTTTGCCTTTCTCCCCCAGTACCGCGGTTGCGGCTACGCCCGCGAGGCTGCGGAAGCAGTGATGGCGTGGGGGAAAACCGAACTGGGGCTCACGCGCATCGTTGCCATTGCCGCACCGGGCAACACAAGCTCCATTCGCCTGCTCGAAAAGCTGGGCCTGCACCGGGAACAAACCATCACGCTGCCTGGCAGCGAAGAGGAACTGCTGCTGATGGGCTGGCAAGCATAA
- a CDS encoding autotransporter outer membrane beta-barrel domain-containing protein yields MPNAKRSLAAAIAVATLSCGLSTTASADDSPFSQIIAFGDSLTDVGNAGVFTSGDDRQAAISLLSQNLGLGPVTPSCAGLYLCLPEVDPTLSQEELLASAEAQVRAALPNVGGGWAVGGHRAADVLLNILGTRGYLEYLAEQGLTLDANTHNFASALLPDPTRETATGLYANLDLLGLLLQGPTIVAQLRAGAAQAEAAGDAATAAQLSAQADGLQAQINAAPGQIVADSGVTGNPHPLGLGYLETASGRADGKALYWVNGGGNDLLAGFTASLSGAMTAEQFGAQAGLAASMLADGAEALSDAGANYILVSNVPDISNTPGMYAAVSQAVAASPEAAQLANAVAAGLMTQEDADAQLAMAIDATLAQASEAVTLFNSTLLANAGDIDGVLMVDMEGILKVSLANAAALGFSDEFDQSTLCYSGGGCIEHPVYGQNGTAPDADQLIFNDSVHPSQAAQQLLGDYYTAVVNAAQVAGQLPDMGLQASRAHVSALEESFAGSRYRTAETGVFVSGVFGNSDYDNNLAPSASGDATGSLIGAGYALRDNLQLGFAVSRSDLSLGNDQSDIDSTSTNYSLYSRFHGQGFFVDASATVTDVDYDRIGRQLQLGSQFNEMLMGETGGENTTLDLTAGFNISRSDGRFGPFAGVTKVTAEVDGYTEAALDGFTYTGASGEQLDPFGMNFGSQERRYTTMRFGAFADKAWGNVSAYGQLWYEDTTGTENDSLEVGIKSMTGNMNAMPSYASKDSGLFADGAGALVGLRWQAADAIAVSANLTARPSSEHGSVNVTYRF; encoded by the coding sequence ATGCCCAACGCCAAGCGCAGCCTGGCGGCAGCCATTGCGGTAGCCACCCTGTCTTGCGGCCTGAGCACCACTGCTTCTGCCGACGACTCGCCCTTTTCCCAAATAATCGCATTCGGTGACAGCCTCACCGATGTTGGCAACGCTGGCGTTTTCACCAGTGGTGATGACAGGCAAGCCGCCATCAGCCTGCTCTCGCAAAATCTCGGTCTCGGCCCGGTGACCCCGTCTTGCGCCGGCCTGTACCTGTGTTTACCGGAAGTAGACCCCACGCTCTCGCAGGAAGAGCTGCTGGCCTCGGCCGAGGCCCAGGTGCGGGCAGCGCTACCCAATGTGGGCGGCGGCTGGGCCGTGGGCGGCCATCGCGCGGCGGACGTTCTGCTGAACATACTCGGCACCCGCGGCTACCTGGAATACCTGGCAGAGCAGGGCCTTACCCTGGACGCCAATACACATAACTTTGCCAGCGCACTGCTCCCCGACCCCACCCGCGAAACCGCCACGGGTCTTTACGCCAACCTCGACCTGCTCGGCCTGCTGCTGCAGGGCCCCACCATCGTCGCCCAGCTCCGCGCCGGTGCAGCGCAGGCGGAAGCCGCCGGCGATGCCGCCACCGCAGCACAACTGAGCGCTCAGGCCGATGGCCTGCAGGCGCAAATCAACGCGGCGCCGGGCCAGATCGTCGCCGACTCGGGCGTAACCGGTAACCCGCACCCGCTGGGCCTCGGCTACCTGGAGACCGCCAGCGGTCGCGCCGACGGCAAGGCCCTCTACTGGGTCAATGGCGGCGGCAATGATCTGCTGGCAGGATTCACTGCATCCCTGAGCGGCGCCATGACCGCGGAACAGTTCGGGGCCCAGGCGGGGCTCGCCGCCTCCATGCTGGCGGATGGCGCAGAGGCGCTATCGGACGCCGGCGCCAACTACATTCTGGTGTCCAACGTGCCGGACATCAGCAATACCCCCGGCATGTACGCGGCCGTCAGCCAGGCAGTCGCCGCCAGCCCGGAAGCGGCCCAGCTGGCCAATGCGGTAGCGGCGGGGCTGATGACCCAGGAAGATGCCGACGCACAACTGGCGATGGCCATCGATGCCACTCTGGCGCAGGCCAGTGAAGCGGTCACCCTGTTCAACTCCACCCTGCTGGCGAACGCCGGAGACATCGACGGTGTTCTGATGGTGGATATGGAAGGCATCCTCAAGGTCAGCCTGGCCAACGCGGCGGCACTCGGGTTTTCCGATGAATTTGACCAGAGCACCCTGTGCTACTCCGGTGGTGGCTGCATCGAACACCCGGTGTACGGCCAGAACGGTACCGCCCCGGATGCCGACCAGCTGATTTTCAATGACTCGGTACACCCCTCCCAGGCCGCACAGCAACTACTGGGCGACTACTACACCGCCGTGGTCAACGCCGCGCAGGTTGCCGGCCAGTTGCCAGACATGGGCCTGCAGGCTTCCCGCGCCCACGTCAGTGCACTGGAAGAAAGCTTTGCCGGCAGCCGCTACCGCACCGCAGAAACCGGCGTATTTGTCAGCGGTGTCTTCGGCAACAGCGACTACGACAACAACCTGGCTCCGTCCGCCTCTGGCGATGCCACCGGCAGCCTGATCGGCGCCGGCTACGCATTGCGCGACAACCTGCAACTGGGTTTTGCGGTCAGCCGGTCTGACCTGTCCCTGGGTAACGACCAGAGCGATATCGACTCCACCTCCACCAACTACAGCCTGTATTCCCGCTTCCACGGCCAGGGCTTCTTTGTGGACGCCAGTGCGACCGTGACCGATGTGGACTACGACCGTATTGGCCGTCAGCTGCAGCTCGGTAGCCAGTTCAACGAGATGCTTATGGGTGAAACCGGCGGCGAGAACACCACCCTGGACCTCACCGCTGGTTTCAATATCTCCCGCAGTGACGGGCGCTTTGGCCCCTTCGCCGGCGTGACCAAGGTCACCGCCGAAGTGGACGGCTACACCGAAGCGGCATTGGACGGATTCACCTACACCGGCGCCAGTGGCGAGCAACTGGATCCGTTCGGGATGAATTTCGGCAGCCAGGAGCGTCGCTACACCACCATGCGCTTCGGTGCCTTCGCCGACAAGGCGTGGGGTAACGTGAGTGCCTATGGCCAGCTGTGGTACGAAGACACCACCGGTACCGAAAACGACTCCCTGGAAGTGGGGATTAAATCCATGACCGGTAACATGAACGCCATGCCCAGCTACGCCAGCAAGGACAGCGGACTGTTTGCCGACGGTGCCGGCGCCTTGGTGGGACTGCGCTGGCAGGCGGCGGACGCCATTGCGGTAAGCGCCAACCTCACCGCGCGCCCGAGCTCCGAGCACGGTTCCGTGAACGTGACCTATCGCTTCTGA
- a CDS encoding choline BCCT transporter BetT yields the protein MDKAKNVELARFNPPVFYSATAVLLLMVAYAVLAPDNATTTFKAIQSWVVVHMSWYYVMVVAIILIGTIIIAMSSFGEIKLGPDHIEPDYDFLSWFAMLFSAGMGIGLLFFGVAEPVMHYLQPPVGETGTVEAAREAMVITFFHWGFHAWAIYAIVALILAYFSYRHKLPLTLRSALYPMFGERIYGPIGHTVDVFAIVGTVCGVATTLGYGVLQINSGLNHLFGLPVGSGVQVALIVVTTLLATVSVVLGLDAGIKRLSQINMALAGIMLMMVLLLGSTVYLLQAFVQNFGSYLSEIVGKTFNLFAYQPTDWLGGWTILYWGWWMSWSPFVGLFIARISRGRTIRDFVIGAMLVPAMITMLWMTFFGNSAIHMILNEGLTQLGEVVAKDQSVALFQFLEQFPFSAAFSFVAVIMVIVFFVTSADSGALVVNMLSSHGRDDTPLWQRIFWCFLIGVVAIALLLAGGLGSLQTAVIASALPFSAILLIAMYGLVKALRTETAKRITQSAPVAPISARNPVVWQRRLKNALQLPSLAEVQEFIEETGHQALQEFAEEMEKNGYEAKVTKGEKHSVQVEVLHGDEVSFVYGLHPKATVKPDAANPELELSDDRDEDSPDVYFRADVHLYEGGQDYDVMGWTKDQLLTDMVSQYERHLQFLHTLR from the coding sequence ATGGACAAGGCAAAAAACGTGGAGCTAGCCCGCTTCAACCCGCCGGTGTTCTATTCGGCAACGGCGGTGCTGCTGTTAATGGTCGCCTACGCCGTGCTTGCGCCGGATAACGCGACAACCACATTCAAGGCCATACAGTCCTGGGTCGTGGTGCATATGAGCTGGTACTACGTGATGGTGGTCGCCATCATTCTGATTGGCACCATTATTATTGCCATGTCGAGCTTTGGTGAGATCAAGCTCGGGCCAGACCACATTGAGCCGGATTACGATTTCCTTTCCTGGTTCGCCATGCTGTTCTCCGCCGGCATGGGTATTGGCCTGCTGTTTTTTGGTGTCGCGGAGCCGGTGATGCATTACCTGCAGCCGCCCGTGGGGGAAACCGGCACGGTGGAAGCCGCGCGCGAGGCCATGGTGATTACCTTTTTTCACTGGGGTTTCCACGCCTGGGCCATCTACGCCATCGTCGCGCTGATCCTTGCTTACTTCAGTTACCGGCACAAACTGCCGCTCACACTGCGCTCCGCACTCTACCCCATGTTCGGTGAGCGTATTTATGGTCCCATCGGCCATACCGTGGACGTGTTTGCCATTGTCGGCACCGTGTGCGGGGTGGCTACCACACTGGGCTACGGTGTGTTGCAGATCAATTCCGGACTCAACCATCTGTTCGGGCTGCCAGTGGGGTCTGGTGTTCAGGTGGCACTGATTGTGGTCACCACCCTGCTCGCCACCGTATCGGTGGTGCTGGGGCTCGATGCCGGTATCAAGCGGCTATCCCAGATCAATATGGCGCTGGCGGGCATCATGCTAATGATGGTGCTGTTGCTGGGCAGTACCGTTTACCTGTTACAGGCCTTCGTGCAGAACTTTGGCAGCTACCTGTCCGAGATTGTCGGCAAGACCTTCAACCTGTTTGCCTATCAACCCACCGACTGGCTAGGGGGGTGGACCATCCTTTACTGGGGCTGGTGGATGTCCTGGTCGCCATTTGTCGGCTTGTTTATTGCGCGTATTTCCCGCGGACGCACCATTCGCGATTTTGTCATCGGTGCGATGCTGGTACCGGCAATGATCACCATGCTGTGGATGACGTTCTTCGGCAATTCCGCCATTCATATGATTCTCAACGAAGGGCTGACGCAGCTGGGCGAGGTGGTCGCCAAAGATCAATCTGTCGCCCTGTTCCAGTTTCTGGAGCAATTCCCCTTCTCCGCGGCATTCTCCTTTGTGGCGGTGATCATGGTGATCGTGTTTTTCGTCACCTCCGCAGACTCCGGTGCACTGGTGGTCAACATGCTGTCCTCCCACGGGCGCGACGATACTCCCTTGTGGCAACGGATATTCTGGTGCTTCCTGATTGGTGTGGTGGCCATTGCACTGCTGCTCGCCGGCGGGCTCGGCTCCCTGCAAACGGCGGTAATTGCCAGTGCGCTGCCCTTCTCCGCCATATTACTCATTGCCATGTATGGTCTGGTAAAAGCCCTGCGCACGGAAACCGCCAAGCGGATCACCCAGAGTGCGCCGGTGGCCCCGATCAGCGCCCGCAACCCGGTGGTGTGGCAACGGCGCCTGAAAAATGCCCTGCAACTGCCTTCGCTCGCGGAAGTGCAGGAATTTATCGAAGAGACCGGACACCAGGCACTGCAGGAATTTGCCGAGGAAATGGAAAAAAATGGCTACGAGGCAAAGGTTACAAAGGGCGAAAAGCACTCCGTTCAAGTGGAAGTACTGCACGGGGATGAGGTGAGTTTTGTCTACGGCCTGCATCCCAAGGCCACGGTAAAACCCGATGCCGCGAACCCGGAGCTGGAACTGAGTGACGACCGCGACGAAGATTCGCCCGATGTCTATTTCCGCGCCGATGTACACCTGTATGAAGGCGGCCAGGATTACGATGTCATGGGCTGGACCAAGGATCAGTTACTCACCGACATGGTGTCCCAATACGAGCGGCATCTGCAATTTCTGCATACCCTGCGCTAA
- the arfB gene encoding alternative ribosome rescue aminoacyl-tRNA hydrolase ArfB translates to MLIISKHIQLPDAEIEVNAVRAQGAGGQNVNKVATAIHLRFDVMASSLPADIKQRVLALRDQRISADGVVVIKAQRFRTQEKNREDALTRLQTLIAGVLKTPKKRVPTKPTRGSKERRLQSKSRRGQIKSMRGKISDA, encoded by the coding sequence ATGCTGATTATTTCTAAACATATCCAGTTGCCCGATGCCGAAATCGAGGTCAACGCGGTGCGTGCTCAGGGCGCCGGCGGGCAGAATGTCAACAAGGTCGCCACCGCCATCCATTTGCGCTTTGACGTGATGGCATCCAGCTTGCCGGCGGATATCAAACAGCGTGTGCTGGCGTTGCGTGACCAGCGCATCTCGGCCGATGGTGTTGTGGTCATCAAGGCGCAACGCTTCCGCACGCAGGAAAAAAATCGTGAGGATGCGCTGACGCGTTTGCAGACATTGATCGCTGGTGTACTGAAAACCCCTAAAAAACGCGTACCAACCAAGCCGACACGGGGCTCGAAGGAGCGCCGTTTGCAGAGCAAGTCCCGACGCGGACAGATCAAATCCATGCGCGGAAAAATTTCTGATGCCTAA
- a CDS encoding Ldh family oxidoreductase, producing the protein MSTRYHADALHSFASNLFASTGLSRERADVMANTFLQADLMGFTTHGLHRVASNLQWLKDGVSRLSGEPEVLQDRGNCFNWDANFLPGPWVLNQAIEQALDRVSEYGVVTATIRRSQHIACLAAYLPQIIEKNCVALLTCSTPAERTVSPQGSKEPLFSANPIAFCAPAGDFPLLFDISMSVTAGGYVARAEREGKKLPAAYLKDSDGNLSDDPAAFANGGSILPVGGADHGYKGAALSAMLEVLSMGLSGYGRADNTQDDDEANSVFLQIIDPRAFGAPQDFLRQTRALATLWSDCAPDSDGASGVRVPGQRAWALREDQLAHGVRLYPTIEEDLKALAAQYNRDMPAPIAGQG; encoded by the coding sequence ATGTCTACCCGCTATCACGCTGATGCACTACATTCGTTTGCCAGTAATTTGTTTGCTTCGACGGGACTGTCCCGCGAGCGGGCAGACGTCATGGCGAATACATTTTTACAGGCAGACCTCATGGGTTTTACCACCCACGGTCTGCACCGGGTTGCCAGTAATCTGCAGTGGTTGAAAGATGGCGTATCGCGCCTGAGCGGTGAGCCTGAGGTGCTGCAGGATCGCGGCAATTGTTTCAACTGGGATGCGAATTTCTTACCGGGGCCCTGGGTGCTGAACCAGGCGATTGAGCAGGCGCTGGATCGCGTCAGCGAATACGGGGTGGTGACTGCGACCATTCGCCGCAGCCAGCACATCGCCTGTCTCGCTGCCTATTTGCCGCAGATCATCGAGAAAAATTGCGTGGCATTGCTCACCTGTTCTACGCCGGCCGAACGCACGGTTTCACCGCAGGGCAGTAAGGAACCGCTTTTTTCCGCGAACCCCATCGCCTTCTGTGCGCCCGCCGGTGACTTTCCCTTGTTGTTCGATATCAGCATGTCGGTCACTGCCGGTGGCTATGTGGCGCGCGCCGAGCGCGAAGGCAAGAAATTGCCCGCTGCCTATCTGAAAGATAGCGACGGCAACCTGTCGGACGATCCCGCGGCATTTGCCAATGGTGGCAGCATCCTGCCGGTGGGTGGCGCGGACCACGGTTACAAGGGCGCAGCCTTGTCCGCCATGCTGGAAGTGTTGTCGATGGGGCTCAGTGGCTACGGGCGCGCAGACAATACCCAGGATGACGATGAGGCAAACTCGGTATTCCTGCAAATCATTGACCCGCGTGCCTTTGGTGCCCCGCAAGACTTTTTGCGGCAGACCCGGGCGTTGGCCACATTGTGGAGCGACTGTGCGCCCGATAGTGACGGGGCGAGCGGAGTGCGGGTGCCGGGGCAGCGTGCCTGGGCGTTGCGGGAAGATCAGCTGGCGCACGGGGTGCGGCTGTATCCCACCATCGAGGAAGATCTCAAGGCGCTCGCCGCGCAGTACAACCGCGACATGCCGGCGCCTATTGCCGGTCAGGGATAG